ATCCGCAAATTCCGACGCCTCATATCGACTCCATCGCTGCCGACGGAATCCGCTTCACGCAAGCGTATGTCACCGCGCCCAATTGCAGCCCCTCTCGTGCCGGTCTACTGACGGGAAAGATTCCTACTCGCTTCGGTTACGAATTCAATCCCATCGGCGCGCGAAATGAAGATCCGGGAACCGGCCTGCCCCCTGCAGAACAAACGCTGGCTGAACTGCTACACGATCAAGGTTATACCACGGGGCTGATTGGTAAATGGCATCTGGGCGGAGCCGCTGATTACCATCCTTACCGGCATGGCTTCGATGAATTCTTCGGCTTCGTGCATGAAGGTCATTACTTTGTCCCGCCCCCCTATCAGGGTGTGACTACAATGCTGCGCCGCAAAACGATTCCCGGCGGTGGTAAAGGACGCTGGATGAGTGACAACCTGATTTACTCCTCTCATATGGGACATGATGAACCCGACTATGATGCCAACAATCCGATCATTCGAGGCGGGCAGCCGGTTGAAGAAACCGCATACCTGACCGATGCATTCACGCGCGAAGCGGTCAGCTTTATTGACCGTCATCAGGACAAACCGTTCTTTCTTTATCTGGCCTATAATGCGGTGCACAGTCCCCTGCAAGGTAAACAGGAAGACATGCAGCGTTTTAAAGATATCGAAGACGTGCACCGTCGTATTTTTGCGGCGATGCTGGCTTCGCTGGATGACAGCGTGGGAAAGATCCTGAATCAGGTCCACAAGTCAAAGCTCGACCAGAAAACGCTGATCATTTTTCTCAGTGATAACGGCGGCCCCACACGAGAACTTACTTCGAGTAATCTCCCCCTGCGTGGTGGAAAAGGCTCCATGTATGAGGGAGGCTTGCGGATTCCCTTTATGATGCGCTGGACGGGTACTTTGAAACCAAAGCAGACATTTTCTCATCCGATCAGCAGCATGGACATCTTCAGCACTTCAGCCTTGCTGGCTGGCGCAGAGGCGCCTGCAAATTTGGATGGTCGCGATCTGATGCCTTATCTGTTGAAACAGAAAACAGGCGCACCGCATGAGGAACTGTTCTGGCGACAAGGAAACAGAGCCGCTCTCAGAAAAGGGGACTGGAAAATCGTGAATCATCGCAGACATCGAAAAGAACCGGTCTGGGAACTGTTCAACATCGCCGAGGATCTGTCCGAAGAACAGAACCTCGCTTCACAGCAGGCAGAGAAGTTGAACGAGTTGAAAGCGCGCTGGAAAGAACTCAACGCACAAATGAAACCGGCGATTTTTCAATAACAGATCGTTTAGTCTTGCCGTGACACGTCTGCACCGGGTCGACTGCTGCCCTGCTTGATGATGCGGGCAAGCTGTTGCTTCAGTCGCTTTGTAACCGCGGGATGCTCTGCAGAAACGTCTGTTTTCTCCGCAGGATCGTTTACCAGATTAAAGAGTTGGTACTGTGGCACTTTCTTATTTGCCAACTGTTGCTCAACGACGACGTTGCGGGCCGTCTTTTTGTCGTAGCGGTGCAGTTTCCATTCGCTGACCCGCAAAGCATAGGTGCCATTATTTCCGTTATTCTGTTGTACGAGGTGATCACGGCCCTGCGCCTTGTCTTTACCTAGCAGGGCATCCAGCACATTGAAACTGTCCCGGCAACTGTTTTGGGGAAGCGTCTGTTTTGTGAGAGCAGCCAGGCTGGCTGGCATATCGATAGTACAGACAAGTTCATCGCTCACCCCGGGCTGGATGTGGCCTTTCCAGCGGGTAATGAAGGGTGTTCGCGTTCCCCCTTCGTAGACGCTGTATTTGCCGCCGGAATAGGGACCGGCAGCGCGATGCTTGCCGATTTTTTCCAGTGCGCCGTCCTTGTAACCGTCGTCGAGCACCGGACCATTGTCGGAGCAGAACACGACCAGCGTGTTGTCCGCCAGTTTCAATCGATCGAGAGTTTTCATCAGCTCACCTACGCACCAGTCAAGCTGCACGATGGAATCGCCGCGAAATCCGAGTGATGTCTTTCCCTGAAACCGTTCGTGAGGCATGCGGGGGACATGAATATCGTGTGAAGAGAAAAACAGAAAAAACGGTTTGTCTTTGTTCTGCTCAATAAACTCATTGGATTTCTCAACCCACTTATCGGCCAGATCTTCATCGCGGAATCGCGCTGCATGCCCTCCTGTATAAAAACCGATACGGCTGATGCCGTTGTGAATGGTGGAATTATGACCGTGTGACCAGTCCATTTTCAGAGTATCACGGTGAGTCAATCCTGTGGGATGATCGGGGCTTGGTTTTTTGTTTCCTACCCATAACGGATCGGCGGGATCGAGATTGAGCACCCGATGGTCCTGCACATAAACCTGTGGTACACGATCGTTGGTGGTCGGCAGCAGGAAGCAGGTATCGAAGCCGATTTCCATCGGCCCGGGTTTTAACTGTCCATTCCAATCCGGGCCCCCTTGTCCGCCCAGTCCCAGGTGCCATTTTCCGATGACCGCCGTCGTATAACCGGCGCGATTCAGAATGGAGGCAACCGTTTCCGTACCCGGCTTGATAATGGCCGGTGCATTCGGTGGTGCGATTCCCGTCCGTTCGCCGCGAAAGGCATAAGTGCCCGTCAGCAGTGAGTAGCGCGTTGGCGTGCAGGTCGAAGCTGAACAATAGCCGTTGGTGAATCGCAGGCCCTCGGCAGCCAACTGATCGATGTGCGGCGTTTTGAGTTCCGTGGCACCGTAACAGGAAACATCACCGTAGCCCAGGTCATCGGCCATGATCACGATGACATTCGGCGTTTCAGCAAACGTTTGTCGGTTAACCAGTCCCAGTAGCGTAATCAGGAACAGCATCAGGAGACAACGGCGCATGGTGATTCTCTCAGTGACTAGATAAGAATATTTTTGAATGGAACAGAAAGATTTATGGTACTACAAGCGACGGGCTGGTTCTACGAATAACAATCTATTTTCTCCATCTGTATTCGCATCAGACTTTTTGTCCCACGTACATCAGCTTCCCGAAACCAACTTTCTGCTGCTTGGTTTGAAAGCAACTATTGAGTAGAGCAAGGATCGCTTCAGGCTGACTGAGCCACTGTTCATAGGTCGTCAATTCCTGCTCGATCATTATCGCCAGTGCATCTAATTTCGGCCATAGCTTTCTGAATGCCCGAACTTTGCAGGCTGCATGCACAATTCGCAGAAAGGGAGTCAACCAGGGCTCCACAATGACGACACATCCTCCCGGACGAAGTACGCGCTGCATTTCTCTTAAGGTCCGTTCCAAATCAACGGGGAGTTCGGGCAGATGATGCAGTCCACCTTGCACAATTAAAACGTCCCGGCTGTGATCTTCAAATTTCAACTCCCGGCAATCTCCGACATACAATTGTGCGTTGCCTTGATATTGCTTGAGTAAATGAGGTGAAAGATCGACACCTTCTACAGAATGAAAGCCCAGTTGATGCAGGACATCCAATCCCGTACCCTGCCCGCAAAACAGCTCGACGACTTTGAGATCTTTATCCCACTGATCAACACCCAACTTCTGGAGTCGTTTCAGAAATTTCTGACATTCCTGTTCTGGCGTCTCGAAATGGCGATAGGCGGCTTCCCAGATCTCATCACAGCATTCCATTCCTGGATGCCAGTACTCAATCTGCAAGGCGGACTCATTCTGCTGTATGTTCATGGCTGACTCGAATCCTGGCAACAAAATGCAATGATCGACCAAAGAGGTAGTCTGCCGGCCTAGGGTAGAGATGAAGGTTACTTTCCCAGTCCGTCACTTCCAATTCCAATACGGAGAACATCTGCTGCCACTCTTCATAAGACAAATAGTTGTACGGCAGAGCAACGCCATAACCTGCATTCCCCACCCAGTCCATGAAGCGGAGAGTTGATCTCGCAAACAGCCCGTTTCGGGTATGATCTTTTATAAGTATGGATTTCCGCGCGACCCGCCGGGCTTCCTTCAGAATCACGGTGGGATCGACGGTGTGGTGCAAAACGTCGATCAGCAGAATTGAATCAACGCTGTTATCCTCAAAAGGAATTGTTGTTCCATCATATTCTGTAACCGGAATTTTTGTATCCGGCCTGACAAGTACATCAAGGCCTTTGAGCTTTAGATTCGGATTGGCCTCGGCAAGACAACTTCCCAACAGGCCATCACCGCAACCGAGATCCAGCACCAGACCATCCGGGGGTAATAATGGTGTAAGGTGTCTGATCAGTGATTCAACACGTCGACTGTGAACCGTACGAGAATGGATCTGCTGGAGCATTTTCATTTCATTATGTGTCGTGAAGTTTCAACCGTCGGAGTGATTTTCTGATAGTTTACGTTTCGAAGCTCACTCGATTCATTCGACATCGCTTCAAGGATATTTTTTTTGAGGACACTTTGTTCAAAATACCAAATAGCGACAACTTTCATGAGTACGAAAAAAATGAGTGTCTGCATGACAGTAAACAGCGCAAATGCGCCTGCAATCAATCGTGACCAATGCAGGGTAATCGTCCCGGTTGTTACATACTCGACGATGCCTGGCCAGAGGAATCCAATTCCCAGTAAGGTAAACAGGCCGGTGATGAAGAGAAGAGATTTCCCAGAAAACAGACTGACCACGATCGACGACCAGAATCCAACCGATTCTTCGCGACGGGAACTGAGCTGCGCCATCCGATTGGTCAGTGCCGAAGCCAGAAGTAACATCATGCCAAAGGAACCAACCAATTGGCAGACGACAAATCGATAGATCATCCACTCTTCCAGTCGACCGTGCTGAAAGTAGAATTCAGCTGGATAGGCCGCCAGCAGCAGGATGAGTAATACACAGAATGTAAAACCTGCCAGGAAAATCTTCTCCGGCCGATAACAGAGCACCCCTTCACCGATGACTTTGAGAAAACGAAATCCATCCCAGAGTGCACTCAGTTTACTTTCCCCGATACGTTCCTCGTATTTCATGGGAATTTCAATAATGCGTAGATGATTCATCAACGCCCGCGCACTCATCGCCGGCGTGAAATGCAATCCATCTGGTAGCGGATACAGATGCTTGAGAGACTGCCGCCGTACAACCCGCATTCCACTGGCGGTATCCGTCACTTTTCGACCACATAACAAGCCCAGCAGAAACGCGAAAATTCGGTTGCCCGCTCTGCGAATTAACGGCATTTGTGAGTCGGATCCCAAGCGCGAGCCAAGCGTCACATCAGCATTTTCGTCTAACGCGGTCCGGCAGAGTTGCGCGAAAAACCGTGGATCGCAAGTGCCATCGGCGTCGAGAAACCCAACCAGATCACCCTGTCCGAGTCTCCAACCTTCTTTAATGGCAGCTCCATATCCCTGGTTTTCTTCAAATACGACAACCTGAACATCTTCATAGCTTTGTGCAATTTCAACCGTCCGATCGGTTGACCCATCGCTGACAACAATGATTTCTACGCCATCTAAGCCTGCCTGGTGAGAAATTTCCTCCCTGGCATCCAGACATCGCGCGATTGTGCCACCAATGGCCTCTTCTTCGTTCAATGCCGGAATGACAATCGTAAGCCTCTTATTATCCATTGTTTACAACTCATCTCTTATTGCGTGAGTGGCGCCTGCTTAAATCAATCATCCGTGTGACTGAGGTGCCAGTGCCATGGAGAAATATCTTGCTTTCAATATAGCTAAGACTG
This genomic interval from Gimesia alba contains the following:
- a CDS encoding sulfatase is translated as MQSLKWCSLLLSLCLFPNMLQAAGQPNIIILLADDLGYGELGCQGNPQIPTPHIDSIAADGIRFTQAYVTAPNCSPSRAGLLTGKIPTRFGYEFNPIGARNEDPGTGLPPAEQTLAELLHDQGYTTGLIGKWHLGGAADYHPYRHGFDEFFGFVHEGHYFVPPPYQGVTTMLRRKTIPGGGKGRWMSDNLIYSSHMGHDEPDYDANNPIIRGGQPVEETAYLTDAFTREAVSFIDRHQDKPFFLYLAYNAVHSPLQGKQEDMQRFKDIEDVHRRIFAAMLASLDDSVGKILNQVHKSKLDQKTLIIFLSDNGGPTRELTSSNLPLRGGKGSMYEGGLRIPFMMRWTGTLKPKQTFSHPISSMDIFSTSALLAGAEAPANLDGRDLMPYLLKQKTGAPHEELFWRQGNRAALRKGDWKIVNHRRHRKEPVWELFNIAEDLSEEQNLASQQAEKLNELKARWKELNAQMKPAIFQ
- a CDS encoding sulfatase family protein: MLFLITLLGLVNRQTFAETPNVIVIMADDLGYGDVSCYGATELKTPHIDQLAAEGLRFTNGYCSASTCTPTRYSLLTGTYAFRGERTGIAPPNAPAIIKPGTETVASILNRAGYTTAVIGKWHLGLGGQGGPDWNGQLKPGPMEIGFDTCFLLPTTNDRVPQVYVQDHRVLNLDPADPLWVGNKKPSPDHPTGLTHRDTLKMDWSHGHNSTIHNGISRIGFYTGGHAARFRDEDLADKWVEKSNEFIEQNKDKPFFLFFSSHDIHVPRMPHERFQGKTSLGFRGDSIVQLDWCVGELMKTLDRLKLADNTLVVFCSDNGPVLDDGYKDGALEKIGKHRAAGPYSGGKYSVYEGGTRTPFITRWKGHIQPGVSDELVCTIDMPASLAALTKQTLPQNSCRDSFNVLDALLGKDKAQGRDHLVQQNNGNNGTYALRVSEWKLHRYDKKTARNVVVEQQLANKKVPQYQLFNLVNDPAEKTDVSAEHPAVTKRLKQQLARIIKQGSSRPGADVSRQD
- a CDS encoding class I SAM-dependent methyltransferase, which encodes MNIQQNESALQIEYWHPGMECCDEIWEAAYRHFETPEQECQKFLKRLQKLGVDQWDKDLKVVELFCGQGTGLDVLHQLGFHSVEGVDLSPHLLKQYQGNAQLYVGDCRELKFEDHSRDVLIVQGGLHHLPELPVDLERTLREMQRVLRPGGCVVIVEPWLTPFLRIVHAACKVRAFRKLWPKLDALAIMIEQELTTYEQWLSQPEAILALLNSCFQTKQQKVGFGKLMYVGQKV
- a CDS encoding class I SAM-dependent methyltransferase produces the protein MKMLQQIHSRTVHSRRVESLIRHLTPLLPPDGLVLDLGCGDGLLGSCLAEANPNLKLKGLDVLVRPDTKIPVTEYDGTTIPFEDNSVDSILLIDVLHHTVDPTVILKEARRVARKSILIKDHTRNGLFARSTLRFMDWVGNAGYGVALPYNYLSYEEWQQMFSVLELEVTDWESNLHLYPRPADYLFGRSLHFVARIRVSHEHTAE
- a CDS encoding glycosyltransferase family 2 protein, whose translation is MDNKRLTIVIPALNEEEAIGGTIARCLDAREEISHQAGLDGVEIIVVSDGSTDRTVEIAQSYEDVQVVVFEENQGYGAAIKEGWRLGQGDLVGFLDADGTCDPRFFAQLCRTALDENADVTLGSRLGSDSQMPLIRRAGNRIFAFLLGLLCGRKVTDTASGMRVVRRQSLKHLYPLPDGLHFTPAMSARALMNHLRIIEIPMKYEERIGESKLSALWDGFRFLKVIGEGVLCYRPEKIFLAGFTFCVLLILLLAAYPAEFYFQHGRLEEWMIYRFVVCQLVGSFGMMLLLASALTNRMAQLSSRREESVGFWSSIVVSLFSGKSLLFITGLFTLLGIGFLWPGIVEYVTTGTITLHWSRLIAGAFALFTVMQTLIFFVLMKVVAIWYFEQSVLKKNILEAMSNESSELRNVNYQKITPTVETSRHIMK